The following coding sequences are from one Pseudonocardia sp. EC080619-01 window:
- a CDS encoding aldo/keto reductase: MLSRPVGASGLEVSRVGLGTMTWGEDTSPAEAAEQLRVFVDAGGTLVETADDYGGGAAQQVLGGLLRRTVPRDDLVIAGRGSTAGTAGPGGRASRATLLRSLDTTLRRLGVDHLDLWQFPGWDPHVPLDEMLSAVQVAVYSGRVRYTGLVAPQGWQLATVAGAAAGGPDPAVCRPVSTQVEYSLLAREPEAELLPAARHHGLGILAWAPLGRGVLTGKYTDGTPADSRGASTLLASYVEARRTEHSARIVQSVLTAADGLGTSPLVVALTWVRDRTGVASAVVGARDAAQLLASLAAEDVTLPAEIRTALDDVSDPVR, encoded by the coding sequence GTGCTGAGCAGACCGGTGGGCGCCAGCGGCCTGGAGGTGTCCCGGGTCGGGCTGGGCACGATGACGTGGGGCGAGGACACCTCGCCCGCGGAGGCGGCGGAGCAGCTGCGGGTCTTCGTCGACGCCGGCGGCACCCTCGTCGAGACCGCCGACGACTACGGCGGCGGCGCGGCCCAGCAGGTGCTCGGCGGGCTGCTGCGCCGGACGGTCCCCCGGGACGACCTCGTGATCGCCGGGCGGGGCAGCACGGCCGGCACGGCGGGGCCGGGCGGGCGGGCGTCCCGGGCCACGCTGCTGCGCTCGCTGGACACGACCCTGCGCCGGCTCGGCGTCGACCATCTCGACCTGTGGCAGTTCCCCGGCTGGGACCCGCACGTCCCGCTGGACGAGATGCTGTCCGCGGTGCAGGTGGCGGTCTACTCGGGCCGGGTCCGCTACACCGGGCTGGTCGCCCCGCAGGGCTGGCAGCTCGCCACGGTGGCCGGTGCCGCGGCGGGCGGGCCGGACCCGGCCGTGTGCCGGCCGGTGTCGACCCAGGTGGAGTACTCGCTGCTGGCGCGGGAGCCGGAGGCGGAGCTGCTGCCCGCGGCCCGGCACCACGGACTGGGGATCCTCGCGTGGGCCCCGCTGGGCCGCGGGGTGCTGACCGGCAAGTACACCGACGGCACCCCGGCCGACTCGCGCGGCGCGAGCACGCTGCTGGCCTCCTACGTCGAGGCCCGCCGCACCGAGCACTCCGCGCGGATCGTGCAGTCGGTGCTGACCGCGGCCGACGGGCTCGGGACGTCCCCGCTCGTCGTCGCCCTGACCTGGGTGCGCGACCGGACCGGGGTGGCGAGCGCCGTCGTCGGTGCGCGGGACGCGGCGCAGCTGCTGGCCTCGCTCGCGGCGGAGGACGTGACCCTGCCCGCCGAGATCCGGACCGCACTCGACGACGTGAGCGACCCCGTCCGGTGA
- a CDS encoding VOC family protein — translation MAQLNHTIVHSHDKRAGAAYLAAVLALPEPQPFGPFRVVETANGVSLDYLDAGPGADVVSQHYAFLVSDAEFDAAFGRIRDRGQQYWADPGRSRPGEVNTNDGGRGIYFEDPSGHLLEIITVPYGG, via the coding sequence ATGGCACAGCTGAACCACACCATCGTCCACTCGCACGACAAGCGGGCCGGTGCCGCGTACCTGGCCGCGGTCCTCGCGCTGCCGGAGCCGCAGCCGTTCGGCCCGTTCCGAGTCGTCGAGACCGCGAACGGCGTGAGTCTCGACTACCTCGACGCCGGCCCGGGCGCCGACGTCGTCTCCCAGCACTATGCGTTCCTGGTCTCCGACGCGGAGTTCGACGCCGCGTTCGGCCGGATCCGGGACCGCGGCCAGCAGTACTGGGCGGACCCGGGCCGGTCCCGTCCGGGCGAGGTCAACACGAACGACGGCGGGCGCGGGATCTACTTCGAGGACCCGTCCGGGCACCTGCTGGAGATCATCACGGTGCCGTACGGCGGCTGA
- a CDS encoding SDR family oxidoreductase gives MDLSGRVALVTGGASGIGAAAVDRLVAAGARIVVVDRDADAAAAVAGRSDGLAIGADVTDPGAMPAAVAAAEDRFGRLDVVLLNAGVTAGQSGIEDLDLDDYRRILGVNLDHVVFGLAAAVPALRRAGGGHVVATSSLAGLVGMPGDALYTATKHAVVGYVRSAAPTLAPEGIRVNAVCPGFADTPLIARVRDRFGEFPMLTADDVAGGIEDILERGEPGECWFVQPGREPAPYGFRGVPSPKGAGKPPEIGWQDH, from the coding sequence ATGGATCTTTCGGGCAGGGTCGCCCTGGTCACCGGCGGCGCGTCGGGCATCGGCGCGGCGGCGGTGGACCGGCTGGTGGCGGCGGGGGCACGGATCGTCGTGGTGGACCGGGACGCCGACGCGGCCGCGGCCGTCGCCGGCCGGTCGGACGGTCTGGCGATCGGCGCGGATGTCACCGATCCCGGGGCGATGCCGGCCGCCGTCGCCGCGGCGGAGGACCGGTTCGGCCGGCTCGACGTCGTCCTCCTCAACGCCGGTGTGACCGCGGGCCAGTCCGGCATCGAGGACCTCGACCTGGACGACTACCGGCGCATCCTCGGGGTCAACCTCGACCACGTCGTGTTCGGGCTGGCCGCGGCCGTCCCGGCGCTGCGCCGGGCGGGCGGCGGGCACGTGGTGGCGACGTCGTCGCTGGCGGGGCTGGTCGGGATGCCCGGCGACGCGCTGTACACGGCGACGAAGCACGCCGTCGTCGGCTACGTCCGGTCCGCCGCGCCGACGCTCGCGCCGGAGGGGATCCGGGTGAACGCGGTCTGCCCCGGCTTCGCCGACACCCCGCTGATCGCGCGGGTGCGCGACCGGTTCGGGGAGTTCCCGATGCTGACCGCGGACGACGTCGCGGGCGGGATCGAGGACATCCTCGAGCGGGGCGAGCCGGGGGAGTGCTGGTTCGTGCAGCCGGGGCGGGAGCCTGCGCCGTACGGGTTCCGCGGGGTGCCGAGCCCGAAGGGCGCGGGGAAGCCGCCGGAGATCGGCTGGCAGGACCACTGA
- a CDS encoding DUF5703 family protein, giving the protein MAESGPEESAAEGNRYAGTRDGEGWIDDRYEYRPVRIDGDVPRLTAAVRLAIQAEFSGWELSRLRLYPGGVRKVVLRRRISHAHGLLPEPTF; this is encoded by the coding sequence ATGGCGGAGAGCGGACCGGAGGAGTCGGCAGCCGAAGGGAATCGGTACGCCGGGACTCGGGACGGCGAGGGCTGGATCGACGACCGGTACGAGTACCGCCCCGTGCGGATCGACGGCGACGTCCCCCGGTTGACGGCCGCGGTCCGGCTCGCCATCCAGGCCGAGTTCTCCGGCTGGGAGCTCTCCCGGCTGCGCCTCTACCCGGGCGGGGTGCGCAAGGTGGTCCTCCGGCGGAGGATCAGCCACGCGCACGGGCTCCTGCCCGAGCCGACGTTCTGA